The nucleotide sequence CGTCATCCGCTCCACCAACATGCTGATAGCAGGCTCGAAGTTTGTGATCGCCGGCTATGGCTGGTGCGGCAAGGGCCTGGCCTCGCGCGCCAAGGGCATGGGCGCGGACGTGATCGTCACCGAAGTGGATCCCACCAAAGCGCTGGAGGCGGTGATGGACGGCTTCCGCGTGATGTCCATGAGCGAGGCAGCGAAGATCGGCGACGTCTTCGTCACCGTCACCGGCAACAAGAACGTCATCGTCAAGGACCACTTCGAGGTCATGAAGAACGGCGCCATCGTCGCCAACTCCGGCCACTTCAACGTGGAGATCGATATCCCGGCGCTGGGCAAGCTGGCCTCCGCGCGGCGGCCCACCCGCGAGTTCGTCGAGGAGTTCGCGCTCAAGGACGGCAAGAAGATCTACCTGCTGGGCGAAGGGCGGCTCATCAACCTGGCCGCCGCCGAGGGCCATCCCGCCTCGGTCATGGATATGAGCTTTGCCAACCAGGCGCTGTGCGTGGACTACCTGGTGAAGAACCACAAAGAGCTGGAGAAGAAAGTCTTCCCCGTACCCGCGGAGCTGGATAAGCGCGTGGCGAAGCTGAAGCTCGAGTCCATGGGGGTCAAGATCGATCGTCTCACGCCGGAGCAGGAAGAGTACCTGGCGTCGTGGAGTGAGGGGACGTAACACCTATCACAGGGACACAGAGCCACAGAGGTGCACAGAGAAGGGCGGCTCGCGCCGCCCTTCTTGTTTGCGTGGTGTCGGCTTCCGCGCCGTAGAGACGTGGCATGCCACGTCTCGGCGACTCCGCATCCCTCACAAGATGACGATCGAGATTCCCTTGTTCTGGCGGCCCAGATCGGAGTCCTTCTTCCACTCCGGATAGCGTTGCAGCCACTTCCAGGAAGCTTCATCGGAGATGCGCCAGTCCTCACCGTAGATGACTTCCTGGATTGTGCCGCTTTGCTGCAGCTCGCGCAGCCGCAGCTGAATGGCCACGCGCAAGGCGCCGCCCACGCCACTGGAGCCGTAGCCATGGATCACCCGAAGAGCGGTGACTTTCGCGGCTCGCGCCGGGCTCAACTCGCGCTCCAGCCGGCGGAGGGCTTCCTCGACGGTGGGCATGCCGTCTTCGATGTTGACCGATTTGATGAACGCTGGCTTTCTTGACATTCGCGTCAGCCCCTGTCGCTGCGGGCGTCAGTGGTGTGAAACGTTGATTCTCTCACCTGGGGCGGGTCGCGCCCAAGGGCTGGTAGAGACGTAGCGCGCTACGTCTCTACGGTTGCCTCGGCATCTCCCGCGGTTTTCGTTTATCGTTTATCATCTTTCGCTTGCCATGAGCATGAAAGAAATCGCCTCCTGGGCGCTGAACGTCGCCAACCTGCGCGGGGCGAGCTATGCCGACGTGCGCATCGTGGACGAGCGCGCGCGCTCGCTCGCGACGAAGAACGGCAAGGTGGGGAGCGCGTCGGATGGCGAGTCGCTGGGCGTGGGCGTCCGGGTGATCGCCGACGGCGCCTGGGGATTCGCCGCGACCGACGACCTGAAGTGCGAGTCGGTGGAGGTCACGGCGGCGAAGGCGGTCGCGATCGCCAGGGCCTCGGCGCGAGTCAAGCAGTACGACGTCCGCCTGGCCCCGGAGAAGGCGGTCACCGACGAGTGGGCCACGCCCTGCCGCATCGATCCCTTCACCCTCTCGGTCGAAGACCACCTGGCGCTCCTGCTGAAAATCGATTCCGAGCTGTGCGCGGTGAAAGGCGTGACGCTGGCGGAGACCGGCCTGAGCTTCCGCCGATGCGAGCAGTGGTTCTACTCGTCGGAAGGCTCCGACATCCATCAGACGAAGTACATCACTGGCGCGGGCTACGCCGCCTATTCCTTCGCGGGCACGGAGATCCAGAAGCGCAGTTTCCCCAACTCCTTCGGCGGGCAGTATCAGAACAAGGGCTATGAGCTGATCGACGAACTGAAGCTCGAGGAGAACGCGCGCCGCATCGGCGAGGAGGCCGTAGCGCTGCACCAGGCGCCGCAGTGTCCGGAGGGGAAGTTCACCATCGTGCTCGATTCCTCGCAGCTCGGCTTGCAGATCCACGAGTCGGTGGGGCATCCCATCGAGCTCGACCGGGTGCTGGGCATGGAGGCGAACTTTGCCGGGATGTCCTTCCTGACGCTGGAAAAACTGCGAACGCTGCGCTACGGCAGCGACCTGGTGAACGTGGTGGCCGACGCCACGCCCGCGCACGGTCCCGGCCTCGGCACCTTCGCCTACGACGACGAAGGCGTGCCCGCGCAGTGCACGCCCATCATCTCGAACGGACTGTTCACCGGGTATCTGTCCTCGCGCGAGACGGCGCATTCCATCGGCGAGAACCGCAGCGGCTCGACCATGCGCGCCGAAGGATGGAATCGCATCCCGCTCATCCGCATGACCAACATCTCCATCCTGCCGGGGGAGAAGCCGCTGAGCTTTGAGCAGCTCCTGGCCTCGACCGACGACGGCATCTACATGCAGACCAACCGCTCCTGGTCCATCGACGACAAGCGCTACCAGTTCCAGTTCGGCTGCGAGATCGGATGGGAGATCAAAGGCGGCAAGCTCGGGCGCATGCTCAAGAACCCGTCATACTCGGGCATCACCACCGAATTCTGGAACTCGATGGACGCCATCTGCTCGCGCGATGAATGGACTCTGTGGGGCACGCCCAACTGCGGCAAAGGGCAACCGATGCAAACCATGGGGACGGGGCACGGGGCCAGCCCGGCGAGGTTTCGCGATGTGCGGGTGGGCTCGGCATATCGTGGGACATGAGTTCCACCCACCAGGCACGGAGACACGGAGACACGGAGGCACGGAGTTTAGGTTTGTCATTCCGAGCGCAGCGAGGAACCTGCTTTCGACTGAACTGATTAGCTGCTGATGCTTACTCAAGACCAAGCCCGTGAGCTCTTCCAGCGTGTGCTGAAGCACTCGCGCGCCGACGAGACCGAAGCCATCCTCGCCGGCGGCGCGCATGCACTCACGCGCTTTGCCAACAACACCATCCACCAGAACGTGGCGGAGGAGAGCGCGGCGCTCTCGGTGCGTGTGGTGGTGGGCGGGCGGACGGCGCGCGCCTCCACCAACAAACTGGATGAGGAGAGCATCCGCCGCACCGTCGCGGCTGCCGAGGCTCTGGCAAAGGTGCAGGCGCCGGATGCGGATCTGCTGCCCATGGCAACGGCGGCCGATGCGGGCGCGGCCTCCGATGGCGCGCCCAGCCGCTACTTCGACGAGACGGCGGCGATCACGCCGGAAGAGCGGGCGCAGGCGGTGGGCAGCATCGTGAATGTTGCGGGCAAGAACAAGCTGACGGCTGCGGGCATTTACTCGACCTCGTCCGCGGCGGAGGCCATCCTGAACTCGCGCGGGCTGGTGCAGTTCCACCAGCAGACGTCTTCGGAAATCTCCATCACCATGCTGGGCGGGGACTCTTCCGGCTGGCAGAAGGCGAACTCGCCCGACGCTCGCAACCTCGCCCCGGCGGCGCTGGCCGAGACCGCGGCCCGCAAGGCACGCGGCTCCGCCGCGCCCCGTGAACTTGCGCCGGGCAAGTACACGGTGATTCTCGAGCCGGCGGCGGTGTTGGATCTCGTGGGCTTCATGTTCTGGGATTTCGGCGGGCAGGCGCTGCTCGACCAGCGCAGCTTCCTGAACGACCGTGTGGGCAAGAAGATCTTCGGCGAGAACATCACCATCTGGGACGACGTGATGCATTCCCTGCAGTCGGGAGCGCCCTTCGACGGTGAAGGTGTGCGCCGGCAGCGCGTGAAGCTGGTGGAGAACGGCGTGGTGAAGCGGCTGGTGTACGCGCGCGGCACCGCCGCGAAAATCAAGCAGTCAGAACTGGCCGCGCAGATCGGCGAGGTGGCGGCCACCGGGCACGGCTTCCCCCTGCCCAACGAGATGGGGGAGGCGCCGATGAATGTGGTGTTCGAAAGCGGGCCCGCCGGCTCGCGCAAGACGGTGGAGCAGATGATCGCCTCGACCGAGCGCGGCGTCCTGGTGACGCGGCTCTGGTACATCCGCGAAGTCGATCCCTACGAGAAGATCCTCACCGGCATGACGCGCGACGGGACCTTCGTCGTCGAGAACGGAAAATTGCAGCAGGGCATCCGCAACTTCCGCTTCAACCAGAGCCTGCTGCACATGCTGTCGAATGTGGTGGCGATGGGCGAGCTGGTGCGCGCCAGCGGGGAAGAATCGTTCGACATGGTGGTCCCGGCCATGAAGGTGAGGGACTTTAACTTCACCGAGGTTACGAAGTTCTAGCCGCTATTTAGTATGGAGGCACGGGGGCAAGCATGAGCGACCAGCCCGGTAAGCCGGCCAGCGGGTCCGCAGAAAGCGCGACGCAACTGGTCGCGCCCATCCGCGTGATCCTCGCCGACACGCAGTCGCTCTATCGCGTGGGCATCCACAAGATCTTCGCAAGCGAGGACGGCATCCAACTCGTCGCCCAGCCGGAGACGCTGGAAAAGACGCTGGAGGCGGTGGCGAAGTTTCCCGCCGACGTGCTGCTGTTCGAGGCATCTCTCTCCGAAGAACCCGCCGAAGTCGTGGCTGGGATCCTCCAGCGCGTTCCTGGGTTGAAGGTCGTCATCCTGATCGACAAGCCACTGCGCGAGGATGAGACGGTGGAGTGCGTGCGCCGCGGGGTGCGGGGCATTGTGAGCCGCTCCATCCCGCCGGAGCTGCTGGTGCGCTGCGTGCGCAAGGTGGCGGCCGGCGAGCCCTGGCTGGACAAGCGCAGCGTCCACTGGCTGGCCGAAGCCTACCGCGCGCAGCCGCATCCCAGCGTGCCGCATGGCAAGCTCAGGCTGTCGGAGAAGGAGCAGGTAATCGTCTCCCTGGTCACCGACGGCCGGCGCAACAAGGAGATTGCCCTCGAACTCAGCACCTTCGAGCAGGTGGTGAAGAACTACCTGCGCCGCATCTATGAACGCTTCGGGATCTCCGACCGGCTGGAGCTGGCCATCTACTGCCTGCAGCATGGGCTGGCGAAGCACGGAAAGCGACTCGCCGCGCCCCCGGCCCGGGCCTAGCTCCGCGCGTCTTGTAATCCCGCGCAGCGTTTGTTATCGTGGCCGCCCTTCGAGAATGAAGAAGAACATTTCCATTCGCGTGAACGGAGCGGATCGCAGCGCGGAAGTGGAGCCGCGGCTGCTGCTGGTCCACTTCCTGCGCGAGGTGGCGGGGCTGACCGGCACCCACATCGGCTGCGAGACCTCGCTGTGTGGCGCCTGCACCGTGCTGCTCGACGGGCGCGCGGTGAAGTCTTGCACCGTTTTGGCCGTGCAGGCTGACGGCCAGTCGGTGACCACCATCGAGGGCCTGGCCGACGACGGCAATCTGCACGCCATCCAGCAGGGATTCTGGGAGGAGCACGGCCTGCAGTGCGGCTTCTGCACTCCGGGCATGATCCTGTGCTCGCATGACCTGCTGAGCCACAATCCTGCTCCCTCGGAAGGCGAGATTCGGGAGGCCATCGGCGGCAATCTCTGCCGCTGCACCGGCTACCAGAACATCGTGAACGCGGTGCAGTCAGCCTCACGCAAGATGGCCAAGCATCCGGCGAAGCGGAGGAAGAAGTAATGGCGCGGGCCGCCAAATCGAAGGCGTCCAAGTGGGTGGGCCGGCGCCTGCGGCGCAAGGAAGACCCGCGGCTCATCCAGGGCATCAGCCATTACACGGACGACCTGCGGCTGCCGGGGATGCTGCACTGCGCCTTCGTGCGCTCGCCGCACGCGAATGCCAAAATCGAGTCCATCGAGACCGGCGCGGCGCGGTCGGTCGAGGGCGTGGTGGCGATCATCACCGCGCAGGACCTTACGGACGTGAACAGCGTGCCCTGCGCCGGCGCGCTGCCGAACCTGAAGGTCCCGCCGCATCCGCCGCTGGCCAAGGGCCACGTCCGCTACGTGGGCGAGCCGGTGGCCGCAGTGGTCGCCGAGGATTTCTACGCCGCGCGCGATGCCGCCGAGCTGGTGATGGTGGATTACGAGTCACTGCCCGCCGCGGTGGACATGGAAAAAGCCCTGGAGGGTGGCGCACTGGTTCATCCCCAGTTCGGAACCAACCTCGCCTTCACCCACGAGCTGAAAAACGGCGACATTGCCGGTGCCTTCAAGCGCGCCGACCTGGTGGTGGGCGAGCGCCTGGTGAACCAGCGACTGGCGCCGATCGCGCTGGAGACTCGCGGCGTGTTGGCGCAGTACCTGGCAGGTGAGGGCACGATGACCGTGTGGTCCTCCACTCAGATCCCCCACCTGCTGAAGACGCAGATCTCGCTGATGCTGGGCATGCCGGAGACTTTAGTGCGCGTGGTGACGCCGGAGGTCGGCGGCGGCTTCGGCAGCAAGCTCAACGTGTACGGCGAAGAGGCGGTGGTCCCCTGGTTGGCCAAGAAGCTGGGACGCCCGGTGAAGTGGGCGGAGACGCGGCGCGAGAACATGGCCGCCACCATCCACGGCCGCGACCAGATCAACTACGTGGAGCTGGCGCTCAAGCGCGATGGCACCATCCTGGGGCTGCGGGCGCTCATCCTCGCCGACCTGGGCGCGTATCACCAGTTGCTGACGCCCATCATCCCCACGCTGACCGCGCTGCTCATCACCGGCTGCTACAAGATCCCGGCGGTGGACGTAGAAGTAGTGGGCGTGTTCACCAACAAGATGTCCACGGACGCCTACCGCGGCGCCGGGCGCCCGGAGGCCACCTACATCATCGAGCGCATGGTGGACGTCGCCGCGGGCGCGCTGAAGATGGATCCGGCGGAGATCCGCCGCAAGAATTTCCCCAAGGCCTCGCAGTTTCCTTTCAACACCTCCACCGGGATCATCTACGACTCCGGCAACTATCAGGAGACGCTGAAGCGCGCGTTGCGCATGGCCGGTTACGACAAGCTGCGCGCCCGGCAGAAAGCTGGATGGAAGCAGGGAAAGCATTACGGCATCGGGGTTTCGACTTACGTCGAGATCTGCGCCATGGGCCCCTCGAGCGCCATGCCGGCGGGCGGCTGGGAGAGCGGCACGGTGCGGGTGGAGCCGACGGGGAAGATCACGGTGCTGACCGGGTCCTCGCCGCACGGACAGGGGCAGGAGACCAGCTTCGCGCAGATCGTCGCGGACGAACTGGGCCTGGAGCCCGGGGACGTGAATGTGGTCCACGGCGATACCGCAGTCGTGCCCTACGGCATTGGGACCTTCGGCAGCCGCGCCACCGCGGTGGGCGGCACTGCCATGTACTTCGCCACGCAAAAAGTAAAAACCAAAATGACGACGCTAGCCGCCCACCTGATGGGAGTGAAGCCCTCGCAGATCGTCTTCGCGAACGGCCGGGTCAGCACCAAGGGAGGCAAGAAGTCGCTGGCTTTCGGCGAAGTGGTCGGCGCCGCCTACGTGGCCAAGAACCTGCCGCCGGGATTCGAGCCCGGCCTGGAGGGCACGCACTTCTTCGAGCCTTCGAACTTCACTTTCCCCTTCGGCGCGCACGTTTGCTCGGTGGAAGTGGACGCCGAGACCGGCGAAGTCAAAGTGGACAAGTACGTTGCAGTGGACGACTGCGGCAACGTCATCAACCCGATGCTGGTCGAAGGACAGATCCACGGCGGCATCGTGCAGGCCATCGGCCAGGCGCTCTACGAGGAGGTCCTCTACAACGAGGACGGGCAACTGGTGACCGGGACGCTGATGGATTACGCCGTGCCCAGGGCAGCGCAGCTTCCGCGCTTCGAGCTGGCGCGCACCGTCACGCCTTCGCCGGTGAATCCCATGGGTGTGAAGGGCGTGGGCGAGGCGGGGACCATCGGCTGCACGCCGTGCATCGTCAACGCGGTATGCGACGCGCTCTCCCCACTCGGCGTCCACAATCTGGACATGCCGCTCAAGGCGGAGCGGGTGTGGCGCGCCATGCAGGGAGGCAGGGGCAAACCGAGCGCGGAAAAAATTGCGCCGGCCAAGGCGGCCAAGAAGCCGCAGCGGGCCGGAGCGAAGAAGCGGAGGCGGGCATGATCCCGGCAGCCTTCGAATACGAGAGTCCGCGGACGCTGGACGAGGCGCTGGCCCTTCTGGCCTCGCGCACCGACGCCAAGCTGCTGGCCGGAGGACACAGCCTGCTGCCCGCCATGAAGCTGCGCGTCGCGGGTCCGGCGGCCCTCATTGATCTGGGACGCATCGCGGGCCTGAGCTACATTCGCAACGCGGGCGAGAAGATCGCTATCGGCGCCATGACCACGCACGCCGAGATCGCGGCCTCCGAGCTGCTGCACGCCGCTTCGCCGCTGCTGGCGGAAACCGCCGCCCACATCGGTGACGTGCAGGTGCGCAACCGCGGAACCATCGGTGGCAGCCTGGCGCATGCCGACCCCGCTGCCGACTATCCCGCCGCCATCCTGGCGCTCGACGCGGAGATGGTGGCCATGAGCGAGCGCGGCGAACGCGTCATCCCGGTCCGGAAGTTCTTCACCGGGCTGCTGACAACCGCGCTGCGGCCGAATGAGATCCTCACCGAGGTGCGCGTCCCCAGGACCACCGCCGCGGGCACGGCCTATAAGAAATTCCATCATCCGGCTTCGGGATTCGCCGTGGTGGGCGTGGCCGCGGTGGTGAAGCTGCGCGGCGGAAACATCGAGAGCGTCGCGGTCGGGATCACCGGCGTAGGAATGCACGCCTACCGCGCGGCGGCGGTCGAGTCCGCGCTGCGCGGTAAGCCGCTCTCCGCCATCGCCATCGCCAACGCCGCGGAGAAGGCGGCCGGGAAGATCGAAGCCCTGAGCGACACCTACGCCTCCGCTGAGTATCGCCGGCATCTGGCGCAGGTCTTCACCCGCAGAGCGCTCGAAGCGGCGGTCAAGGCCGCGGGGAAGTGAAGCTCGAAGGCGCGCAGAAGGTCCCGGCGCCGCGGGCCACGGTCTGGCGGGCCCTGATGGACCCGGCAGTGCTCCAGCGCATCCTGCCGGGCTGCGAGAAGTTCGAGGCTGCCGGCGAGCACCACTACGCGGCCGAGTTCAAGGCAGGCATCGGAGCGTTCAGGAGCAGCTTCAGCGGCGAGGTCAGGCTCTCAAACATCAAGCCGGAGAAGTCCTACACCCTGTCGTCTAAGGCCAAGGGCTCAGGCGCATTTGTCGAAAGCACAGCGCACGTCGAGCTGGAAGACGCGGGGAAAGAGACCAACCTGAAGTACGCGGCCGAGGTCAAGGTCGGAGGCGCGCTGGCCGCGCTGGGCGGACGGCTGATGGAAGCCGCGGCGCACAAGAACATTGCCGACACCTTCAACAATCTGGCGAAGGAGTTCAGGAAGAAGTAATCATCCTCTGCTATCCTAGCTGGCCAATTCATCTCACAC is from Terriglobales bacterium and encodes:
- the ahcY gene encoding adenosylhomocysteinase, producing the protein MTTATQVKCDIKNLELADQGKKRIEWANQSMPVLQIIRKEFIRNAPLKGIRISACLHVTTETANLAITLRDGGADVVVCASNPLSTQDDVAASLVRDYSIPVFAIKGEDSESYYQHILAALDHKPHITMDDGADLVTTVLTKRKDVADGILGGTEETTTGVIRLRAMAKEGVLRYPIVAVNDADTKHLFDNRYGTGQSTLDGVIRSTNMLIAGSKFVIAGYGWCGKGLASRAKGMGADVIVTEVDPTKALEAVMDGFRVMSMSEAAKIGDVFVTVTGNKNVIVKDHFEVMKNGAIVANSGHFNVEIDIPALGKLASARRPTREFVEEFALKDGKKIYLLGEGRLINLAAAEGHPASVMDMSFANQALCVDYLVKNHKELEKKVFPVPAELDKRVAKLKLESMGVKIDRLTPEQEEYLASWSEGT
- a CDS encoding Smr/MutS family protein: MSRKPAFIKSVNIEDGMPTVEEALRRLERELSPARAAKVTALRVIHGYGSSGVGGALRVAIQLRLRELQQSGTIQEVIYGEDWRISDEASWKWLQRYPEWKKDSDLGRQNKGISIVIL
- a CDS encoding TldD/PmbA family protein; protein product: MSMKEIASWALNVANLRGASYADVRIVDERARSLATKNGKVGSASDGESLGVGVRVIADGAWGFAATDDLKCESVEVTAAKAVAIARASARVKQYDVRLAPEKAVTDEWATPCRIDPFTLSVEDHLALLLKIDSELCAVKGVTLAETGLSFRRCEQWFYSSEGSDIHQTKYITGAGYAAYSFAGTEIQKRSFPNSFGGQYQNKGYELIDELKLEENARRIGEEAVALHQAPQCPEGKFTIVLDSSQLGLQIHESVGHPIELDRVLGMEANFAGMSFLTLEKLRTLRYGSDLVNVVADATPAHGPGLGTFAYDDEGVPAQCTPIISNGLFTGYLSSRETAHSIGENRSGSTMRAEGWNRIPLIRMTNISILPGEKPLSFEQLLASTDDGIYMQTNRSWSIDDKRYQFQFGCEIGWEIKGGKLGRMLKNPSYSGITTEFWNSMDAICSRDEWTLWGTPNCGKGQPMQTMGTGHGASPARFRDVRVGSAYRGT
- a CDS encoding TldD/PmbA family protein, with the translated sequence MLTQDQARELFQRVLKHSRADETEAILAGGAHALTRFANNTIHQNVAEESAALSVRVVVGGRTARASTNKLDEESIRRTVAAAEALAKVQAPDADLLPMATAADAGAASDGAPSRYFDETAAITPEERAQAVGSIVNVAGKNKLTAAGIYSTSSAAEAILNSRGLVQFHQQTSSEISITMLGGDSSGWQKANSPDARNLAPAALAETAARKARGSAAPRELAPGKYTVILEPAAVLDLVGFMFWDFGGQALLDQRSFLNDRVGKKIFGENITIWDDVMHSLQSGAPFDGEGVRRQRVKLVENGVVKRLVYARGTAAKIKQSELAAQIGEVAATGHGFPLPNEMGEAPMNVVFESGPAGSRKTVEQMIASTERGVLVTRLWYIREVDPYEKILTGMTRDGTFVVENGKLQQGIRNFRFNQSLLHMLSNVVAMGELVRASGEESFDMVVPAMKVRDFNFTEVTKF
- a CDS encoding response regulator transcription factor is translated as MSDQPGKPASGSAESATQLVAPIRVILADTQSLYRVGIHKIFASEDGIQLVAQPETLEKTLEAVAKFPADVLLFEASLSEEPAEVVAGILQRVPGLKVVILIDKPLREDETVECVRRGVRGIVSRSIPPELLVRCVRKVAAGEPWLDKRSVHWLAEAYRAQPHPSVPHGKLRLSEKEQVIVSLVTDGRRNKEIALELSTFEQVVKNYLRRIYERFGISDRLELAIYCLQHGLAKHGKRLAAPPARA
- a CDS encoding (2Fe-2S)-binding protein; the protein is MKKNISIRVNGADRSAEVEPRLLLVHFLREVAGLTGTHIGCETSLCGACTVLLDGRAVKSCTVLAVQADGQSVTTIEGLADDGNLHAIQQGFWEEHGLQCGFCTPGMILCSHDLLSHNPAPSEGEIREAIGGNLCRCTGYQNIVNAVQSASRKMAKHPAKRRKK
- a CDS encoding xanthine dehydrogenase family protein molybdopterin-binding subunit, with the translated sequence MARAAKSKASKWVGRRLRRKEDPRLIQGISHYTDDLRLPGMLHCAFVRSPHANAKIESIETGAARSVEGVVAIITAQDLTDVNSVPCAGALPNLKVPPHPPLAKGHVRYVGEPVAAVVAEDFYAARDAAELVMVDYESLPAAVDMEKALEGGALVHPQFGTNLAFTHELKNGDIAGAFKRADLVVGERLVNQRLAPIALETRGVLAQYLAGEGTMTVWSSTQIPHLLKTQISLMLGMPETLVRVVTPEVGGGFGSKLNVYGEEAVVPWLAKKLGRPVKWAETRRENMAATIHGRDQINYVELALKRDGTILGLRALILADLGAYHQLLTPIIPTLTALLITGCYKIPAVDVEVVGVFTNKMSTDAYRGAGRPEATYIIERMVDVAAGALKMDPAEIRRKNFPKASQFPFNTSTGIIYDSGNYQETLKRALRMAGYDKLRARQKAGWKQGKHYGIGVSTYVEICAMGPSSAMPAGGWESGTVRVEPTGKITVLTGSSPHGQGQETSFAQIVADELGLEPGDVNVVHGDTAVVPYGIGTFGSRATAVGGTAMYFATQKVKTKMTTLAAHLMGVKPSQIVFANGRVSTKGGKKSLAFGEVVGAAYVAKNLPPGFEPGLEGTHFFEPSNFTFPFGAHVCSVEVDAETGEVKVDKYVAVDDCGNVINPMLVEGQIHGGIVQAIGQALYEEVLYNEDGQLVTGTLMDYAVPRAAQLPRFELARTVTPSPVNPMGVKGVGEAGTIGCTPCIVNAVCDALSPLGVHNLDMPLKAERVWRAMQGGRGKPSAEKIAPAKAAKKPQRAGAKKRRRA
- a CDS encoding xanthine dehydrogenase family protein subunit M, with translation MIPAAFEYESPRTLDEALALLASRTDAKLLAGGHSLLPAMKLRVAGPAALIDLGRIAGLSYIRNAGEKIAIGAMTTHAEIAASELLHAASPLLAETAAHIGDVQVRNRGTIGGSLAHADPAADYPAAILALDAEMVAMSERGERVIPVRKFFTGLLTTALRPNEILTEVRVPRTTAAGTAYKKFHHPASGFAVVGVAAVVKLRGGNIESVAVGITGVGMHAYRAAAVESALRGKPLSAIAIANAAEKAAGKIEALSDTYASAEYRRHLAQVFTRRALEAAVKAAGK
- a CDS encoding carbon monoxide dehydrogenase subunit G, which gives rise to MKLEGAQKVPAPRATVWRALMDPAVLQRILPGCEKFEAAGEHHYAAEFKAGIGAFRSSFSGEVRLSNIKPEKSYTLSSKAKGSGAFVESTAHVELEDAGKETNLKYAAEVKVGGALAALGGRLMEAAAHKNIADTFNNLAKEFRKK